Proteins encoded together in one Streptomyces sp. TLI_171 window:
- the argF gene encoding ornithine carbamoyltransferase produces MAFNLRNRHFLKELDFTPQEFRHLVDLAAQLKAAKYAGTEQPRLRGKNIALIFAKTSTRTRCAFEVAAHDQGASTTYLDPAGSQMGHKESIRDTARVLGRMFDGIEYRGDGQEIVEELAAHAGVPVWNGLTDEWHPTQMLADVLTVREHSTKPLHETTLVYLGDSRCNTGNSLLITGALLGMDIRIVAPAQLWPAEEVRKAAEALAGTTGARITLTEDVAAGVAGADFLYTDVWVSMGEPKEVWAERIALLKPYQVSMDTVRATGNPAVKFLHCLPAYHDLGTEIGRQMYELTGMAELECTDELFESAHSVVFDQAENRLHTIKAVLVATLGS; encoded by the coding sequence ATGGCGTTCAACCTCCGGAACAGGCACTTCCTCAAGGAGCTCGACTTCACTCCCCAGGAGTTCCGTCACCTGGTCGACCTCGCCGCCCAGCTCAAGGCCGCCAAGTACGCGGGCACCGAGCAGCCCCGGCTGCGCGGCAAGAACATCGCGCTGATCTTCGCCAAGACCTCCACCCGGACCCGCTGCGCCTTCGAGGTCGCCGCCCACGACCAGGGCGCGTCCACCACCTACCTCGACCCGGCCGGCTCGCAGATGGGCCACAAGGAGTCGATCAGGGACACCGCACGGGTCCTGGGCCGGATGTTCGACGGCATCGAGTACCGCGGCGACGGCCAGGAGATCGTCGAGGAGCTGGCCGCGCACGCCGGCGTCCCGGTGTGGAACGGCCTGACCGACGAGTGGCACCCCACCCAGATGCTGGCCGACGTGCTGACCGTCCGGGAGCACTCCACCAAGCCGCTGCACGAGACCACGCTGGTCTACCTCGGCGACTCCCGCTGCAACACCGGCAACTCGCTGCTGATCACCGGCGCGCTGCTGGGCATGGACATCCGAATCGTCGCCCCGGCGCAGCTCTGGCCCGCCGAGGAGGTCCGCAAGGCCGCCGAGGCGCTGGCCGGCACCACCGGCGCCCGGATCACCCTCACCGAGGACGTGGCGGCGGGCGTGGCGGGCGCCGACTTCCTGTACACCGACGTCTGGGTGTCGATGGGCGAGCCCAAGGAGGTCTGGGCCGAGCGGATCGCGCTGCTGAAGCCGTACCAGGTCTCGATGGACACCGTGCGCGCCACCGGGAACCCGGCGGTCAAGTTCCTGCACTGCCTGCCCGCGTACCACGACCTCGGCACCGAGATCGGCCGGCAGATGTACGAGCTCACCGGCATGGCGGAGCTGGAGTGCACCGACGAGCTGTTCGAGTCCGCGCACTCCGTGGTCTTCGACCAGGCCGAGAACCGCCTGCACACCATCAAGGCCGTGCTGGTCGCGACCCTCGGCTCCTGA
- a CDS encoding type II toxin-antitoxin system VapC family toxin yields MIVVDASAVVLFLSDQGPRGDAARAALAADPEWAAPEHVVIEVMQSLRGLYLAKQLTAEQVAELARRLPGLTIRKVPVAPLLDRIWELKDNLTPDDAAYVAVAEQFGAPLITADLRLMRASGPRCEIRGITATG; encoded by the coding sequence GTGATCGTGGTCGACGCCTCTGCGGTGGTGCTGTTCCTCTCCGACCAGGGCCCGCGCGGCGATGCCGCCCGGGCCGCGCTGGCCGCCGACCCCGAGTGGGCGGCTCCCGAGCACGTGGTGATCGAGGTGATGCAGTCCCTGCGCGGGCTGTACCTCGCCAAGCAGCTGACCGCCGAGCAGGTCGCCGAACTCGCCCGCCGGCTGCCCGGACTGACCATCCGCAAGGTCCCGGTGGCCCCGCTGCTCGACCGGATCTGGGAGCTCAAGGACAACCTGACCCCGGACGACGCCGCGTACGTCGCGGTCGCCGAACAGTTCGGCGCCCCGCTGATCACCGCCGACCTGCGGCTGATGCGCGCCAGCGGGCCGCGCTGCGAGATCCGCGGCATCACCGCGACCGGCTGA
- a CDS encoding SigE family RNA polymerase sigma factor: MVVGRRRAAEERREFEEFAHSRGAALFRTALLLCGDWHLAEDLTQTALARIYASWGRVKHADSPAAYARTVLVRCYLSHRRLRRSSELPGLDLLPEQAAPDQDPALRVALLAALAELPPRDRAVLVLRYWEDRSVEETAAELRLTPGTVRVRALRALTRLRRQLAPHLDTLVP; this comes from the coding sequence GTGGTGGTGGGGCGGCGCAGGGCGGCCGAGGAGCGGCGCGAGTTCGAGGAGTTCGCGCACAGCCGGGGCGCCGCGCTGTTCCGCACCGCCCTGCTGCTCTGCGGCGACTGGCACCTGGCCGAGGACCTCACCCAGACCGCGCTGGCCCGGATCTACGCCTCCTGGGGGCGCGTGAAGCACGCCGACAGCCCCGCCGCCTACGCGCGCACCGTGCTGGTCCGCTGCTACCTCTCGCACCGCCGGCTGCGCCGCAGCAGCGAACTGCCCGGCCTCGACCTGCTGCCCGAACAGGCCGCCCCCGACCAGGACCCGGCGCTGCGGGTCGCCCTGCTCGCCGCCCTCGCCGAACTGCCGCCCAGGGACCGGGCCGTGCTGGTCCTGCGCTACTGGGAGGACCGCAGCGTCGAGGAGACCGCCGCCGAACTCCGGCTCACCCCCGGCACCGTCCGGGTCCGCGCGCTGCGGGCCCTCACCCGGCTGCGCCGCCAACTCGCCCCGCACCTGGACACCCTGGTGCCGTGA
- a CDS encoding superoxide dismutase → MPLSPATGALLVPLALLPISPPGAEGPAAPTADRVVDARFDRADGFVPARAITHAPDLVPYGSQVRVTVGRAAGHTTVSVELAGVAGPHEFPAHVHTGGCGADPAASGPHYQQVAGSEAADNEVRMTVRTDPGGAGVASATVPWEFRPDEAHSLVLHAGIPAGPHAAADRAACVDVDF, encoded by the coding sequence ATGCCCCTGTCCCCCGCCACCGGTGCGCTGCTGGTGCCGCTCGCCCTGTTGCCGATCAGTCCGCCCGGCGCCGAGGGCCCGGCCGCGCCCACGGCGGACCGGGTGGTGGACGCCCGCTTCGACCGGGCCGACGGCTTCGTCCCGGCCCGCGCGATCACCCACGCGCCGGACCTGGTCCCGTACGGCTCCCAGGTGCGGGTCACCGTCGGACGGGCGGCCGGGCACACCACCGTCTCGGTGGAGCTCGCCGGGGTGGCCGGGCCGCACGAGTTCCCCGCGCACGTGCACACCGGCGGCTGCGGCGCCGACCCGGCGGCCTCCGGCCCGCACTACCAGCAGGTGGCGGGCTCGGAGGCGGCGGACAACGAGGTCCGGATGACGGTGCGCACCGACCCGGGCGGGGCCGGGGTGGCCTCGGCGACCGTCCCCTGGGAGTTCCGGCCGGACGAGGCGCACTCGCTGGTGCTGCACGCGGGCATCCCCGCCGGGCCGCACGCGGCGGCCGACCGGGCGGCGTGCGTGGACGTCGACTTCTGA